TAAATAATGAATAGGATCCCTTTTCAGGTGAGATcttaagagatggagaatccagtgAGGGAGCAAGATACGAAAAAGCTGATCAGATAGCAGTGGTTGCAGAGTAAAAGGTTCTTCCACTATCACTTGCAAGgttttgaagagagagagagaagcggaAGGGGAGCCATTGGTCAACTTGAGCAAGTCAATAGTTTGAAAAAAGAGGATAGTTATCGATGGGTCCATACACCTAAGGATGTGTGTACACAGTAGGTctgaggtgtaattcccagcacaCATAGACATATATGTGCCAGCTGTGCTTAAGTTAATGCCCAAAAATAGCAGTATGTCTgtagcagcttgggctagctacATGGCTAGCTGCCCATTTACAATCCTGCCCGATTCTCTGCATACGTACATGGGTGGCTATCTCAAGCCACCgtctgtgctgctgtggccacgctgctatttttaggcactaACTTGAGTAGTGCTAACGTGTATATGTCTACTCATGTTGGGAAGCATGCCTTTCagttgctatgtagacataccctaagacactGAACACTTTTCCTACCCAACTGCTGGAAGGGCCATGCTGTGAAATGTTAGTCAAACATCAGCTGTAGGGAGCTATGTGTTTTCTCTAGCTGGAAAAATGGTCAACAGGTTTTGGCTTTTATGTGCGAATTAGAACCAGTAATGCCCTTGCTGTCCTTCCATTTAGGTGCCAAACGAGTGCTAGAGTTGGATAAGTACAAGGGAGATCAGGGAAAAGCACTCTTTCGTGAGTCGTTTGGCCATAATGCTGACTACTCACTGGGTGAGGCACTTTGGGCCTGCTGTAATCTTTTCAGTGATGTCCGGCTCAAGATGAGCCACAAGAGAATCATGCTGTTCACCAATGAAGACAACCCTCATGGGCATGACAGCACTAAAGCTAAGCTGGCCAGGACCAAAGCTGCTGACCTTCGAGACACAGGTGAgcattttcacttttaatttaGAAATTGAGCCTTAATGAAGAGTAAAAGTGTTGCTTCCCTGCAGCAGACGCCAAGTAACTGCTTTGTACAATCTTGGAGGAAAGTGAATGATGTGATCGGACTTGGGGAATTGCTAGGAGTAAACAGGATTTTGGGCTACTACATTTCTGGAGACAATTCTTCAAAATATTTGACTCAAAACATAAAAACCCTTTCTAAATTAGAGGTGCTCAGTCCATTTTTTTGTGGTTAATAGGCACTAATTAAGCACCTTTTGTTTGTCTTGGCTTGTAGTCAGGGATTGAATGGGCCATAGAAATTAAACCCCCCTCATACTTCCTTGTTTCCCCCCTCTTCCAGGAATGGAGTGACATGATCAGATTGACAGGCAAAGAGGATTACTTTAGTGTCTGTTGTCACACTGCAGGGCAACTACATCTGTTTCCCTGTCCGTGGTTCAACAACAGCATACATTCTAGGCTCCCGggtcctcagccatcacctctctttggtgaagacccacatctctctcccttctgactggggtttTTTCAGcctgcacagttccctgcttaTACTGAAATATCCCCAGCAAGCTAGagtgcctaaacaggccagtgtctgtgctttgctttctcaccagaggcaatgaacagctGTAGTTGCCAGCAGTCACAAGTTAGCACACAGCTTTTTCTAAGTAAACatgtttattcttaaggtgaaagcattacagagaaaatttatatgaaaaataataaaataatttacatGCATTCTAATAAGTTTACAAGAGATCACCCCCCCAACTCCAGCTAGAACTCTGATAAGAATCAGTCTTTCAAACTCTGCaaaggggtttttctgtggttacaggtTCATAGCAGACTTAGCTCAGAGCTAACACACCCATGAATAGTGCAGTCTTTCCTTTATAatgcttgggcctttgatcttgagaTTCTGGGAAGAGGTAATCAGTAGACAGTGGTCCCCTCCTCAAGCCATAGCTTGAAaaagctgggtttttgcataactggaaataggaatttgcattcacctcccctcTAGAGATTTCCCCTGGCAAATCACTTGACATTTAGTCTCccaagtccattcttgtctggcacattgttgaATATAGTCTTTTGACATTCACAGCACTTTCCAGGGTTCACATCatatctcttcccttccctctccccctccagaaAGGTTACATACAATCTAAGCCAATAATAACACATCACCTTTGTATTTAATACGATGGACTCCAGAGATACTTTAACTTAATTCACtaaggtttttcaaggatattgcagaaattgCCTTCGGTCACAGCTGTATTTTATATGAATTGAAGGAAAGCATTATGTTTGGAGGCCAGGAAGGAGGATGTTGTAGTAGTCACAGCAAGTGGCTTAGAGCCAATTCCTTCAGAATTCACTTGGTGTGCTAGAGCTTAAGGGTAGTCAAGCATTTTTAAGACATTGTCCCTTATACCTGGCAAAAGAGAGTTTTTGTGGGGGATTCTCTATAATCTTCcatcttctcttccttttctctccctaTGGACAAGAGTGGGGTGGATGCTAATTCTTCTGGAGCCTGTCAGTGCTGCTTTGAGCATTGGCCACAGTGGGTCATTTCCTCCCAGGTAGGGGCTGAGCATGGTCCCTCTGCTGCATTGCTTGACTAGATGCAAAGAACTACCAGGCCAATTCTCTTTAATTACTTTCTTTCAAGAACCAACacttacaaaaaagaaaaatactaaaCAAAAGGACACCTCTTTGTTCTTGGACGACTGTCCATTTTGACTTCCTTTTCCATATAAAGGAATATCTGAGTATTGTATGAACATGCCAAAATAAGTAGAAATCAATTTGTATGATCCTCCCCACATTTGTACCTTGCCCCCAGGTATCGTCCTTGACTTGATGCACCTGAAGAAGCTTGGGGGGTTCGATATCTCCTTGTTCTACAGGGACATCGTTAACACAGCAGAGGATGAAGACCTAGGGGTCCATACTGAAACCTCAGGCAAGCTGGAAGATCTCATGAAGAAAGTGCGAGCAAAGGAGACAAAGAAGCGGGCTTTGGCCAGGTGTGTACCACATGTCAACATTTTGAACAACCATTTTGAACACGTCACCATTTTGAAATAACCCCTTCCAGAGGCTGCCGATTCTATGTCCAGCCTTCTTCATGTGGAAGGATTGTTCTATAAAGACACCATTTGAGCAGTATTTTCACTCCTGGGCCTTAACTCTCTTGCATGAGACTAATGGAACTCTTCTAGCTCTTAGACCCGTGAGGATTGCAGTAGTGGAAAATAGAATGTGAACTAGGCCCCTTCTGGCTATCACATGCCTCCTCCTATTCTGAGAGGTTGGCCTGAAATGATCCTTGCTCTATCCTGACCCCGGAGCCCTTTTCTTGACATGGTAGTCTGAGTATGGGGTTCATGTCCTCCAGGCATCTCAGAAATCATCTACTGGAAAAAAATCTACAACTCAAACcagaaaatgtttgtgtttgtggTAAAGTCAGGCTTAAGTCGGCTTTTGCACAAAAACTTCTTGACTGCCTTCACTTGTCTGAGTTTAGCTTACTGCATTCCAGCATGTTTGGTAGCTGTTTCAGCTTGTCGCACCTGCATTAGTCATATGTGGGCCAGTGTCTTTGCAAGCCCTTGTTTTTTGGTTCTTATGGGGAATCTGaaaattcacatttaaaaagTGTTATGGGATATTAATGTGCTCTTGACAAAGCTGCTGAAAATTCCCTCTGAACCATCCAGTTTGTGtgagtttgttttttacaggAAGTTCATTTTCGTGGTGGCAATGATTTCAGCTCAGAGTGAGTTCAAGGGCCTAGTGATTGATTCCTCTTATGCCATGTTTTATAAGGATAAGTTAATGCTGCAGATTCATCTGAGCTTCCTCTTCAAGATGGTGGTAGACTTCTACCTGTCCTTCTGCCAACATGTTTCCCCAGGCCGTGTGCCTGTCTGGGGAGGCCTTTCATCCTATGCTAGATGTCAAAACATCCCTGGAGGTTCTGTATGGAGCAGATTGAAACCCTTAGAAATTTTATCCaacttcgtgtgtgtgtgtgtgtgtgtgtgtgtttggttttgttttgttttttgtttgtttgatcagCAGTGTTGTACTTGAAAAGACCATGTCTAAATGGATGTCTGCATTTCATGACTTGGCTGGGTTGAAACTAGAAGTCTCTGTCAAGGCTCTCACTCAGAGGGAAGGTTCCAGCCATAACCAGCCTCAAGGTTCAGTCACAGATGTCTGCAAAGCAAACAAATGGTCATCTTTCCATGCATTTATAGAGCATTATTGCTTGAGTTCAGGGACAGGAGAGAGTCCCTTCTCAGGATGTCATCCCAGATTTTCAGGTTGCCAGTTGCTCTTTAACTCTTGTGGAGTGAGAATCCTATACTGACGTTATCTTTAGAGGAAGGGAAATGCCTTGCCTCACTCTCTTGATTTTCTACTCATAAGTTGGTAGGTTTCCTTCTCTCTCAAGCCTTGTTTCTTTTTCTCCCAGAGGTATGTTTTTGCTATTGCATTGGCTTTTTCTGGGAGCTTTGCCTCCTGCTCACTCAAAGGAGCTGGCTAAGAGTTTAAAGGGCAGCATTTACATTCAGCCTGGGCGCGGTGCAGAGTTGTCAGTAGTGGGTGTGCCTTGTGCTCTACCTCACTGTAGCTGCCCTCAAGGATAAAAAGCACAGAAAAGCTGTGAGTTCAGCTAAGTGGTTTGTATTAAAGGGCTATGACCCAGGACTGAGAATCCTGCACAAtatcttcagagaagcagaattgCAAGGTAAgtaatattttcatttcagagATGCAGGTGGTGTTGGGAAGTGAATAAAGGCGAGCCTGAGGGAGTAGACTGTCATGTGAGAGACCCACTTTATGAAAAGTGTCCCTTTAGAAATTTGAAGTCTGTCTGTTATTTCCACACAGGTTAAACCTCCAACTGGGTAAAGACTTGTCCCTCACTGTAGGTGTTTACAACCTGGTCCAGAAAGCTTTCAAACCATCTCCAGTGAAACTTTATCGGGAAACCAATGAGCCTGTGAAAATAAAGACACGGACATTTAACCGAGAGACAGGCAGCTTGCTTCTACCTAGTGATACCAAGAAGGCTCAGGTAACACACTCCGTACACACTTTGTTTTTCCTGTTGCTGCGGGACCTGCATGGACATTAAACATCTAaataaacctgctgcttatttttGTGTTGGACTTTTAAGATGATCTGCAGAAAGGCACAGTACCACTTGTTCATACTGTTTGCATCTCTGTCCTCTTAGGGATCTTTGGTCTTTGTCACATTCATAGGTTAAGCAGAATTTGAGTGGGTCATTGCTTGGGTGAGGCTTTCAAGGGAGAAAACAGCTACTAGTGGAAGTGAGGCTGGGGCTTTATAGGGTGTACCCTTCTTCTGGAGTCAGAACTGTATCATCCTGAAAACATGACACTAGCAGCCCTTGTTCTGTTGCTGGTGCTGTTTCTTGATGATCCAATCACAGAGGTTTTGACCACTTATGACGAATATCATGGAATCATTAATTACCATAAGGTCAGGGGTATGAATCCCAATATCTAAGTTAACTTCCAACCTGGGTAATTGCACTCTGCATCCCTAAAATTCCCTCTTTATTCTTCACTCCCCCTGTTGCCATGTAGTATTGCTGGTACAGAATGTTTGCCATGCTCCGGTGTAGCTGTATTTCAGGGCAGGATAAGTGATTCCTATATACACAGTTTGAAAAATACTTCGAGGCTCTGGGATGGAAGGAGTTATAGGCCTATACAATTATTTTGTGTCCATCCTTTTAGCTGAAGATGCTGGGTTTTATTGTCATTCGACACTGATTGCTCAAAGCAGAAGGTGTCTGGAAGAAGCACAAGGCTGAAATCCAAACATCTCTCTCCTGTCTGACCTTTTGTAGACTGGATGAAAGTACGGAGATTAAACACTGTTCTGATCAGCTCTGTGAAACATAGCAGTACTTTCAATCACCAGGTTGATAGCAAATGTCTGCTTAGAAGAGAGGGTTGTGAGCACACTCCCATTACTGGGAATTTGCTGAAGCAGATTTTCTTAGTCATTCACGCCCAAACTTCCTCCATAAACCATCCTGCCAAGTCCTACACTGAATGCCATGGAGTACCGTGGAAACTAGTGCAAAGGGATCCAAAGTGTGTCTGAGAGAGACTGGTGATGAATAGATAAAAATTAAACTATTGTCTGAATGGCTGATAAAAACCTGGGATTAGAGAAATCGAAAGGCACATGAGAGATGCTCCATTATGGGCTGTAGCAGGTCTGCTCTTCACATAGACTGGCTATCAGTCCTTTTAAACTGCTGGCTTTGTCAACGTTGAATGTATTGGATTTGTTCAGTCCTGTGTGTGAAACCGATTTGGATTTTGCTTTAACCAGCAGTGAGTTGGTAGTTCCATGCTGGCATGAGGAGAAACATCTCACAGATCTTTCCTTTGAGCTGGAAAATATCTTCAGTGGGTAATCTACTCATCTTCCCCATAGTCCTCTTTTTGCCACTCCCCGATATGTTTCATCATAGCAGAATTGATTCCATTGTCCCTTATGCCCTCTCTGCTGAGTGAGTGACCTGTCCATTCTcataattgtctttttttttcttctatttgttaGACCTATGGGAACCGTCAGATTGTGTTGGAGAAAGAGGAGGCAGAAGAAGTGAAGAGATTTGATTCCCCAGGTTTGGTCCTGATTGGCTTTAAACCACTGGTGATGCTGAAACAGCACCATTACATCAAGCCCTCCCAGTTCCTCTATCCTGAAGAGTCTTTCATTAATGGTAAACAAAACTGGGAGAGATTGACCACCTGGCAGTGCAATAGCAAACTAATTGACAGAAGAGTGGAACAGAGCTATCATTTAAGAGGGACACGGGACATACAGAGTTTAGTTTGCTCCCTTGCCCAgaacagtaactcctcgcttaatgtagtcgttatgttcctgaaaaatgctactttaagcgaatccaatttccccataggAATTAATGTAAATAAGGGGGGGTtaagttccagggaaatttttttttgccagacaaaagattatacatacacacacacacactatacgttttaaacaaacagtttaatcctgtacacagcaatgatgatggtgaagcttggttgaggtggtggagtcagagggtcgAAGAGGGTGGGATAGTTCCCAGGGCATGCCTTgatgctaaatgatgaactagcaattggctgagcgcTCAGAGGTTAACACGTTggtaatgtagcctcacactctacaagacagcacgaatggagggaggagacagcatggcaaagagagacacagacacacactgtgtgtgtgtgagagagagagagaggaagagacagagagagacactgtgtgcgagagagagatgcgcgcattgcccctttaagtatgctgaccgcactctaagtacattgcctttttaagtagatctgcaagttgagacagcagctgctgccagtggAGATGAGAtacaggagtggggggagggggcaccctGACATTATCACCGATCtggtgtctccctcccccccgcacagcaagcaggagactcccgggagcagctccaaggtagagggcaggagcagcacactgcagtgggaggagggacagctgaactgcccggcaattgacagcctgctgggcggctgccgcacagggaacttaggggagctgattggggggctgccggtccaccctggtgccaagcccccaccagctagctccaacgggctgctctttctgcaaacagtggacaaagcaggcagctgccaaacaacgttataagggagccttgcgcaactttaaacaagcatgttctctaattgatcagcaacgaaacaacgttaaccagggcaacattaagtgaggagttactgtacaaaaTCTTAAGAGCAATAATGTGGGTTTAACTGCCACTCTCTGCTCCAAGTCACAGCTAATGTTCTCTTCCTTCCACACTATGCTTCTGAACCTGTTCTGTCTTCTATTTCCAGTCTACAAGCAGCTGATCAAATGTGACCCCAAAAGGTTTGCTTTTGTCATTCACGGCAATGTCTGTATTTGAAACCTGAAGTATATTGGAAGACAGGGACCAGAATAGAGAGCTCTAGGGTCATGGGTAGGAAACCTAGATTCAAAGGTGACAGTTATATCAGCTAAGCAGGACAAAGGCATCCAAGGAGGGATGTATACGTTAGCAGCATTTGAGGGTTCTGGATTGTTTTATAAGCAGATGTAACTATAAGGGGTGGAACTGGGGCCTTTTTTCTCTTCTGTCACCATGTTATGTGTGTACTTGGGGTGGGGAAGTAATACTGTAATTTGTAAGTTAAGAGTGCTTAAGATTAAATAATTAATACTTCTCTCACACAGACAGTAGGCCATGAACTAAAAAGGGCTCTGTTAGGACAGGGTGCCCTTCTCCCTCAACGTCTGAGATGATGCTCCTGGTATGGGGAATAAGGCATTACTCCCTAGAGTGTTGCACTGTTGAGGTGGATATTTAGCTGACTCCTTTACTACCTTACAGTCCATTTAGGTCCAGCAGAACAGCACCTGCATGACTCTTGACTACATAGTCTGAGTTAGGTGTCTGGTGAAAATAAAAGCTCATGTTTGGTCTGGAAAGAGGATGCAGTTTTTACAACCCAGATTCTTAGTACCCTGCCTCTGCAGTGAGGGCTTGGGTCCACCAGTGCTAGGCCTCCAAGAGGGTGTCACTGTATATATCCAAATTGAAGGGGGGCTTTTCCAGATGTCTCCTTCCATTCTCTCCCCCATTGTTGGCGAGTCCAGCAATTTCACCAGCATTCTCTTGCTCTTCTGTTCAATTGAGACCATGTTGTCATCTCAGAGTTTTGCCCTGTTAACATTATTTTTCTGCCTTCTGTTCTGGCCTCCATCTGGAGTATTGCAGGTATATTCAAAAAGTGGCAGATGCTAAGTTCTATAATGCTTTGGGTCAAGTGTCTGTGTCCCAGGAGGGCGCAGGAGTTCTTAGTCTGACAGATATATGGCTTTTGTTGCACAGGGAGTACAACTCTGTTTAATGCCTTACTGACCAAGTGCCTGGACAAGGAGGTGATGGCATTGTGCCGGTACACCCCCCGCCGGAACACTCCCCCCCGTTTTGTGGCCCTGGTTCCACAGGAAGAGGAGCTGGATGAACAGAAAGTGCAGACAGCCCCTCCAGGTATGTGaggagactgcattttttccATCTTGCAGCATGAAAAAAGCTGCCAGCTAGAGAACATGCACTATCCCTGCCAGATACTGCGTGCTGCCTAGTATAAAGATTGGGGAGAAAATGACTTGCAGAAAGAGGCATGTCAGGAATCTGACACAGAACAAGGTGCTTATTGGTCTCTAG
The nucleotide sequence above comes from Caretta caretta isolate rCarCar2 chromosome 1, rCarCar1.hap1, whole genome shotgun sequence. Encoded proteins:
- the XRCC6 gene encoding X-ray repair cross-complementing protein 6; this translates as MSEWMSYYKKEEDEEEEEYPEEAETGGEYKYSGRDSLIFLVDASKAMFEYYDDDDEWTPFDMTIQCIRNVYTSKIISSNRDLLSVVFYGTEKHKNSVDFKHVYVLQELDNPGAKRVLELDKYKGDQGKALFRESFGHNADYSLGEALWACCNLFSDVRLKMSHKRIMLFTNEDNPHGHDSTKAKLARTKAADLRDTGIVLDLMHLKKLGGFDISLFYRDIVNTAEDEDLGVHTETSGKLEDLMKKVRAKETKKRALARLNLQLGKDLSLTVGVYNLVQKAFKPSPVKLYRETNEPVKIKTRTFNRETGSLLLPSDTKKAQTYGNRQIVLEKEEAEEVKRFDSPGLVLIGFKPLVMLKQHHYIKPSQFLYPEESFINGSTTLFNALLTKCLDKEVMALCRYTPRRNTPPRFVALVPQEEELDEQKVQTAPPGFHLIFLPYADDKRKIDFTEKVPANQEQVDKMKEIIQKLRFKYRNDSFENPVLQQHFRNLEALALDLIEPEQAEDLTQPKVEAMNHRLGDLVEQFKQLVYPPDYNPEGKAVKRKQGEGAGQTEKKPKMEVSKDELRSHVQKGTLGKFTVPVLKEACRVYGLKGGGKKQELLDVLTEYFSKF